A single region of the Xenopus laevis strain J_2021 chromosome 4L, Xenopus_laevis_v10.1, whole genome shotgun sequence genome encodes:
- the pgghg.L gene encoding protein-glucosylgalactosylhydroxylysine glucosidase isoform X3, with amino-acid sequence MTTLQDKVKAMSTMEGDQWIFSSNSLPSDPRLMATLANGYLGTQVYGDIFHVNGVYNGAGGNCHRADIPSPCFRLVAAKEKVLTETFALNIKTGTFIHTLQCPSFTATQQIFAHRSYCHLFVNIVTLMSTQGSHPVSVNLQSKFKIESPDLNLQEGPDFGEYKYIFGSTLQSETDSCPVKSIHMIWTPVPPSLELTGSKEKTWVFLTAVCETENNVKEKFDEGLTLIAEMQLYSSHERAWAEFWAQSCIEVESSLSTIQAVNGCLYYLLSSLPQLGYTGEFYGISPGGLSNGRSKEDYWGHVFWDQDIWVYPNILLFYPEMAKHILKYRIRTLKGALQNAQEQGYKDLDFFASAGGWEVVSSVAEYWCSRVVWSEEEQSYHLNGVMPPDEYHWDVNNSTYTNALVQTSLHFAIDLAVSLEHHIPDIWKDVASKIKVPYDPKIKYHPEFDGYEIGQTVKQADVVLLGYPMMFPMTIEQRMNDLQIYESLTDPDGPAMTWSMFAVGWMELKKIQVAQQQLEKCSANITEPFKIWTENADGSGAVNFLTGMGGFLQAILFGYTGLRIAKTHLSFDPILPDDITRLLITGVFYLGNKLNFTLYSDIITIEVTSVLGGQNCTLEVYFNQLEPRLPLNIGRPVSFPTRAGQVQLKETDSTCT; translated from the exons GTCAAAGCAATGTCAACCATGGAAGGTGACCAGTGGATCTTTTCCTCTAACTCCTTGCCGTCAGACCCTCGTCTCATGGCAACTTTAGCTAATGGATATCTGGGTACTCAAGTCTATGGAGATATTTTTCATGTGAACGGTGTCTACAATGGAGCTGGAGGCAACTGCCACAGGGCTGACATCCCTAGCCCATGCTTCAGGCTGGTTGCAGCTAAAGAAAAAGTTCTAACTGAGACATTTGCATTAAACATCAAAACAG GTACATTTATTCACACTCTCCAGTGTCCTTCATTTACTGCAACCCAGCAGATCTTTGCTCATCGAAGTTACTGTCACCTCTTTGTAAACATTGTGACTTTGATGTCTACACAAGGATCCCACCCGGTCAGTGTGAACCTTCAAAGCAAGTTCAAGATAGAAAGCCCAGATCTGAATTTGCAGGAAGGGCCAGACTTTGGGGAATATAA gtatATCTTTGGAAGTACGCTGCAGTCAGAGACAGATTCATGTCCGGTTAAGTCTATCCATATGATATGGACTCCTGTTCCTCCATCCCTGGAGCTCACAGGTAGCAAGGAGAAGACTTGGGTGTTCCTCACAGCAGTGTGTGAAACTGAAAACAATGTGAAGGAAAAATTTGATGAAGGTCTTACTTTGATTGCTGAAATGCAGCTGTATTCCTCCCATGAAAGAGCTTGGGCAGAATTTTGGGCACAGAGCTGTATAGAGGTGGAAAGCTCTTTGTCCACTATACAAGCAGTGAATGGCTGCCTTTATTATCTGCTTTCCTCCCTTCCACAACTGGGGTACACTGGTGAGTTTTATGGAATTAGTCCTGGTGGTCTTTCCAATGGCCGCAGTAAAGAAGACTACTGGGGACATGTATTTTGGGATCAG GATATCTGGGTGTATCCGAATATCCTATTGTTCTATCCAGAGATGGCTAAACACATCCTCAAATACAGGATAAGGACCCTCAAGGGAGCGCTGCAAAATGCTCAGGAACAAGGCTACAAG GACTTGGACTTCTTTGCTTCAGCTGGAGGATGGGAGGTAGTGAGCTCAGTTGCTGAATACTGGTGTAGCAGAGTGGTTTGGAGTGAAGAAGAGCAGAGCTATCATCTGAATG GTGTGATGCCCCCTGATGAGTATCACTGGGATGTTAATAACTCAACATATACCAATGCTTTGGTCCAGACAAG CTTACATTTTGCCATAGACCTGGCTGTTTCTCTAGAGCATCACATTCCCGACATATGGAAAGATGTAGCCAGCAAGATCAAAGTGCCTTATGACCCTAAGATAAAATACCACCCAGAATTTGATGGATATGAAATAG GGCAAACGGTGAAGCAGGCAGATGTAGTCTTACTCGGCTATCCCATGATGTTTCCCATGACTATTGAGCAACGTATGAATGACCTACAAATTTATGAGTCCCTTACAGATCCTGATGGTCCTGCAATGACCTGG AGTATGTTTGCTGTTGGCTGGATGGAACTGAAGAAGATTCAGGTGGCCCAGCAGCAACTGGAGAAGTGCTCTGCAAACATCACTGAGCCATTTAAG ATTTGGACTGAGAATGCAGATGGATCTGGAGCGGTGAATTTTCTCACAGGAATGGGTGGATTTCTTCAGGCCATACTGTTTGGCTATACTGGACTAAG GATTGCTAAAACCCATTTGAGCTTTGACCCCATATTACCTGATGACATCACCAGGCTTCTCATCACTGGCGTTTTTTATCTTGGCAACAAATTGAATTTCACCCTGTATAGTGATATTATAACAATAGAAGTCACATCGGTACTTGGAGGCCAGAATTGCACACTAGAGGTTTATTTTAACCAACTAGAACCAAGATTGCCTTTAAATATAG gcagACCTGTGTCATTTCCAACAAGAGCAGGGCAGGTTCAGTTAAAAGAAACCGATTCTACTTGTACCTAG
- the pgghg.L gene encoding protein-glucosylgalactosylhydroxylysine glucosidase isoform X1 — translation MTTLQDKVKAMSTMEGDQWIFSSNSLPSDPRLMATLANGYLGTQVYGDIFHVNGVYNGAGGNCHRADIPSPCFRLVAAKEKVLTETFALNIKTGTFIHTLQCPSFTATQQIFAHRSYCHLFVNIVTLMSTQGSHPVSVNLQSKFKIESPDLNLQEGPDFGEYKYIFGSTLQSETDSCPVKSIHMIWTPVPPSLELTGSKEKTWVFLTAVCETENNVKEKFDEGLTLIAEMQLYSSHERAWAEFWAQSCIEVESSLSTIQAVNGCLYYLLSSLPQLGYTGEFYGISPGGLSNGRSKEDYWGHVFWDQDIWVYPNILLFYPEMAKHILKYRIRTLKGALQNAQEQGYKGAKFPWESALTGCEVCPDSIYGDLELHINGDVLLAFQQYYYLTKDLDFFASAGGWEVVSSVAEYWCSRVVWSEEEQSYHLNGVMPPDEYHWDVNNSTYTNALVQTSLHFAIDLAVSLEHHIPDIWKDVASKIKVPYDPKIKYHPEFDGYEIGQTVKQADVVLLGYPMMFPMTIEQRMNDLQIYESLTDPDGPAMTWSMFAVGWMELKKIQVAQQQLEKCSANITEPFKIWTENADGSGAVNFLTGMGGFLQAILFGYTGLRIAKTHLSFDPILPDDITRLLITGVFYLGNKLNFTLYSDIITIEVTSVLGGQNCTLEVYFNQLEPRLPLNIGRPVSFPTRAGQVQLKETDSTCT, via the exons GTCAAAGCAATGTCAACCATGGAAGGTGACCAGTGGATCTTTTCCTCTAACTCCTTGCCGTCAGACCCTCGTCTCATGGCAACTTTAGCTAATGGATATCTGGGTACTCAAGTCTATGGAGATATTTTTCATGTGAACGGTGTCTACAATGGAGCTGGAGGCAACTGCCACAGGGCTGACATCCCTAGCCCATGCTTCAGGCTGGTTGCAGCTAAAGAAAAAGTTCTAACTGAGACATTTGCATTAAACATCAAAACAG GTACATTTATTCACACTCTCCAGTGTCCTTCATTTACTGCAACCCAGCAGATCTTTGCTCATCGAAGTTACTGTCACCTCTTTGTAAACATTGTGACTTTGATGTCTACACAAGGATCCCACCCGGTCAGTGTGAACCTTCAAAGCAAGTTCAAGATAGAAAGCCCAGATCTGAATTTGCAGGAAGGGCCAGACTTTGGGGAATATAA gtatATCTTTGGAAGTACGCTGCAGTCAGAGACAGATTCATGTCCGGTTAAGTCTATCCATATGATATGGACTCCTGTTCCTCCATCCCTGGAGCTCACAGGTAGCAAGGAGAAGACTTGGGTGTTCCTCACAGCAGTGTGTGAAACTGAAAACAATGTGAAGGAAAAATTTGATGAAGGTCTTACTTTGATTGCTGAAATGCAGCTGTATTCCTCCCATGAAAGAGCTTGGGCAGAATTTTGGGCACAGAGCTGTATAGAGGTGGAAAGCTCTTTGTCCACTATACAAGCAGTGAATGGCTGCCTTTATTATCTGCTTTCCTCCCTTCCACAACTGGGGTACACTGGTGAGTTTTATGGAATTAGTCCTGGTGGTCTTTCCAATGGCCGCAGTAAAGAAGACTACTGGGGACATGTATTTTGGGATCAG GATATCTGGGTGTATCCGAATATCCTATTGTTCTATCCAGAGATGGCTAAACACATCCTCAAATACAGGATAAGGACCCTCAAGGGAGCGCTGCAAAATGCTCAGGAACAAGGCTACAAG GGTGCTAAGTTTCCCTGGGAAAGTGCTTTAACTGGCTGTGAAGTCTGCCCTGACAGTATTTATGGAGACCTGGAACTTCACATTAATGGAGATGTTCTACTAGCATTCCAGCAATATTATTATTTGACTAAG GACTTGGACTTCTTTGCTTCAGCTGGAGGATGGGAGGTAGTGAGCTCAGTTGCTGAATACTGGTGTAGCAGAGTGGTTTGGAGTGAAGAAGAGCAGAGCTATCATCTGAATG GTGTGATGCCCCCTGATGAGTATCACTGGGATGTTAATAACTCAACATATACCAATGCTTTGGTCCAGACAAG CTTACATTTTGCCATAGACCTGGCTGTTTCTCTAGAGCATCACATTCCCGACATATGGAAAGATGTAGCCAGCAAGATCAAAGTGCCTTATGACCCTAAGATAAAATACCACCCAGAATTTGATGGATATGAAATAG GGCAAACGGTGAAGCAGGCAGATGTAGTCTTACTCGGCTATCCCATGATGTTTCCCATGACTATTGAGCAACGTATGAATGACCTACAAATTTATGAGTCCCTTACAGATCCTGATGGTCCTGCAATGACCTGG AGTATGTTTGCTGTTGGCTGGATGGAACTGAAGAAGATTCAGGTGGCCCAGCAGCAACTGGAGAAGTGCTCTGCAAACATCACTGAGCCATTTAAG ATTTGGACTGAGAATGCAGATGGATCTGGAGCGGTGAATTTTCTCACAGGAATGGGTGGATTTCTTCAGGCCATACTGTTTGGCTATACTGGACTAAG GATTGCTAAAACCCATTTGAGCTTTGACCCCATATTACCTGATGACATCACCAGGCTTCTCATCACTGGCGTTTTTTATCTTGGCAACAAATTGAATTTCACCCTGTATAGTGATATTATAACAATAGAAGTCACATCGGTACTTGGAGGCCAGAATTGCACACTAGAGGTTTATTTTAACCAACTAGAACCAAGATTGCCTTTAAATATAG gcagACCTGTGTCATTTCCAACAAGAGCAGGGCAGGTTCAGTTAAAAGAAACCGATTCTACTTGTACCTAG
- the pgghg.L gene encoding protein-glucosylgalactosylhydroxylysine glucosidase isoform X2 — MSTMEGDQWIFSSNSLPSDPRLMATLANGYLGTQVYGDIFHVNGVYNGAGGNCHRADIPSPCFRLVAAKEKVLTETFALNIKTGTFIHTLQCPSFTATQQIFAHRSYCHLFVNIVTLMSTQGSHPVSVNLQSKFKIESPDLNLQEGPDFGEYKYIFGSTLQSETDSCPVKSIHMIWTPVPPSLELTGSKEKTWVFLTAVCETENNVKEKFDEGLTLIAEMQLYSSHERAWAEFWAQSCIEVESSLSTIQAVNGCLYYLLSSLPQLGYTGEFYGISPGGLSNGRSKEDYWGHVFWDQDIWVYPNILLFYPEMAKHILKYRIRTLKGALQNAQEQGYKGAKFPWESALTGCEVCPDSIYGDLELHINGDVLLAFQQYYYLTKDLDFFASAGGWEVVSSVAEYWCSRVVWSEEEQSYHLNGVMPPDEYHWDVNNSTYTNALVQTSLHFAIDLAVSLEHHIPDIWKDVASKIKVPYDPKIKYHPEFDGYEIGQTVKQADVVLLGYPMMFPMTIEQRMNDLQIYESLTDPDGPAMTWSMFAVGWMELKKIQVAQQQLEKCSANITEPFKIWTENADGSGAVNFLTGMGGFLQAILFGYTGLRIAKTHLSFDPILPDDITRLLITGVFYLGNKLNFTLYSDIITIEVTSVLGGQNCTLEVYFNQLEPRLPLNIGRPVSFPTRAGQVQLKETDSTCT; from the exons ATGTCAACCATGGAAGGTGACCAGTGGATCTTTTCCTCTAACTCCTTGCCGTCAGACCCTCGTCTCATGGCAACTTTAGCTAATGGATATCTGGGTACTCAAGTCTATGGAGATATTTTTCATGTGAACGGTGTCTACAATGGAGCTGGAGGCAACTGCCACAGGGCTGACATCCCTAGCCCATGCTTCAGGCTGGTTGCAGCTAAAGAAAAAGTTCTAACTGAGACATTTGCATTAAACATCAAAACAG GTACATTTATTCACACTCTCCAGTGTCCTTCATTTACTGCAACCCAGCAGATCTTTGCTCATCGAAGTTACTGTCACCTCTTTGTAAACATTGTGACTTTGATGTCTACACAAGGATCCCACCCGGTCAGTGTGAACCTTCAAAGCAAGTTCAAGATAGAAAGCCCAGATCTGAATTTGCAGGAAGGGCCAGACTTTGGGGAATATAA gtatATCTTTGGAAGTACGCTGCAGTCAGAGACAGATTCATGTCCGGTTAAGTCTATCCATATGATATGGACTCCTGTTCCTCCATCCCTGGAGCTCACAGGTAGCAAGGAGAAGACTTGGGTGTTCCTCACAGCAGTGTGTGAAACTGAAAACAATGTGAAGGAAAAATTTGATGAAGGTCTTACTTTGATTGCTGAAATGCAGCTGTATTCCTCCCATGAAAGAGCTTGGGCAGAATTTTGGGCACAGAGCTGTATAGAGGTGGAAAGCTCTTTGTCCACTATACAAGCAGTGAATGGCTGCCTTTATTATCTGCTTTCCTCCCTTCCACAACTGGGGTACACTGGTGAGTTTTATGGAATTAGTCCTGGTGGTCTTTCCAATGGCCGCAGTAAAGAAGACTACTGGGGACATGTATTTTGGGATCAG GATATCTGGGTGTATCCGAATATCCTATTGTTCTATCCAGAGATGGCTAAACACATCCTCAAATACAGGATAAGGACCCTCAAGGGAGCGCTGCAAAATGCTCAGGAACAAGGCTACAAG GGTGCTAAGTTTCCCTGGGAAAGTGCTTTAACTGGCTGTGAAGTCTGCCCTGACAGTATTTATGGAGACCTGGAACTTCACATTAATGGAGATGTTCTACTAGCATTCCAGCAATATTATTATTTGACTAAG GACTTGGACTTCTTTGCTTCAGCTGGAGGATGGGAGGTAGTGAGCTCAGTTGCTGAATACTGGTGTAGCAGAGTGGTTTGGAGTGAAGAAGAGCAGAGCTATCATCTGAATG GTGTGATGCCCCCTGATGAGTATCACTGGGATGTTAATAACTCAACATATACCAATGCTTTGGTCCAGACAAG CTTACATTTTGCCATAGACCTGGCTGTTTCTCTAGAGCATCACATTCCCGACATATGGAAAGATGTAGCCAGCAAGATCAAAGTGCCTTATGACCCTAAGATAAAATACCACCCAGAATTTGATGGATATGAAATAG GGCAAACGGTGAAGCAGGCAGATGTAGTCTTACTCGGCTATCCCATGATGTTTCCCATGACTATTGAGCAACGTATGAATGACCTACAAATTTATGAGTCCCTTACAGATCCTGATGGTCCTGCAATGACCTGG AGTATGTTTGCTGTTGGCTGGATGGAACTGAAGAAGATTCAGGTGGCCCAGCAGCAACTGGAGAAGTGCTCTGCAAACATCACTGAGCCATTTAAG ATTTGGACTGAGAATGCAGATGGATCTGGAGCGGTGAATTTTCTCACAGGAATGGGTGGATTTCTTCAGGCCATACTGTTTGGCTATACTGGACTAAG GATTGCTAAAACCCATTTGAGCTTTGACCCCATATTACCTGATGACATCACCAGGCTTCTCATCACTGGCGTTTTTTATCTTGGCAACAAATTGAATTTCACCCTGTATAGTGATATTATAACAATAGAAGTCACATCGGTACTTGGAGGCCAGAATTGCACACTAGAGGTTTATTTTAACCAACTAGAACCAAGATTGCCTTTAAATATAG gcagACCTGTGTCATTTCCAACAAGAGCAGGGCAGGTTCAGTTAAAAGAAACCGATTCTACTTGTACCTAG